A window of Blautia argi genomic DNA:
TCCTCCGGAATGTCCGCCTAAAAGTCCGCCTATTTTCAGTTTATACACTTCCCAGCCTTCCTTTAAATCTTCGCCTTTCAGAGAGAGCTGCACTTCTGCCGCCTCTCCGCCGCAACTTCCGCACAAAATTTCCTGCTCTCTGGAATTATCCAGATTTATCAGATACTTCCCTTCTAAAAGTCCTGTGTCAAATCCTGCCGCCCCGGACAAATCTTCCTCTTCGGCTGTGGTAAGAAGCACCTCCAGTACCGGATGTTTCCATTCTTCTTCCAGCGCCGCCATGGCAAGCGCCATACCGATTCCGTCGTCAGCTCCCAGCGTTGTTTCTCCTCCTGTGGTAAGCCAGTCCCCTTCGATTTCCCATGGAATCCCATCTTTTGAGAAATCGTGAGAGGATTCCGGTGTTTTTTCGCATACCATGTCCATATGCGCCTGCAAAATAATCCCCGGCTTATCCTCCATTCCCTTTGAGGCTGCTTTTCGCATCAGAACATTGTTGCAGGCGTCTCTTACAACAAAGACATTCCTCTCCTTTGCCCATTGCGCCAGATATGCACTGATTTGTTCCTCGTGAAAACTTTGTCTTGGAATCTGACTGATTTCATAAAAAATGCGAAATACTCTGTCCTGTAGTAACTCTTTCATTTGTTCTGTCATGATAGATTCTCCTCTCGTTTTTCTCAAAAGTTTTTCTTGATTCTATCACAAACCTCTGCGCTCCTCAACCGGTAAACCGTTTTACTGTCTTTCATTTTGCTCTTATTTCACAGAAATTATCACGTCATTAATCATTACTTTTTCTATTTTCTCTACATCAACCAGGCGGTTAAACGCTATTTTATACACCGTACCCGTTCCCAGCACATAGCCTGTATTGTTAATATGCGCTTCTTTGTCTTCCACCACATAGCTGCTTCCGTCCCGATACTGAATTTCCACACGTTTTACCTGACCGGGGTCCATGGCAAGTTCCCCTTCCACACCCAGCATAAGAGAAACATCAAAAGACATGGCAAAGGGACTCAGGTTCAGGGTTCCCTTTTCCTTTAAATCCACAGTTTCTATCGGCATGGGCGCTTTATCCGTAAGACTTATACTTTCTTTTTTTGTTTTCTTCTGCATTTCTGCTGCTTCTTCCTCAGACATAGCTGCCTGTTCTCCCCTTGTGCATGGATACTGTTCTATCTCCAGCGTCGGATTTCCCTGTGCTTCTTCCCCCTCCCATTCCGACCACAAAAAATAACTATAAAAATACATTTTTTCCTGTGTGCTGCGTTGTGTATCCACATAGATATTTTCTGTTCCTATGACCTGCTCTCCCCTGTGTATCGTAAAATAAAAATCAGCGTCTTCCGTAAATCTTGCACCCTTTTCTAAATTGGTTTCCTCATCACCTTTTAGCGCGATAACTCCCTCTTTTCTTTCCAGGGTAAAGTACATCAAACCCCCAATTTCATTATACAAAAAATTCTCCACTGTAAGAGTATGACTTCCGATTGTTTTAACCACAGGCTTTTCCATGACATAAGCTTCCAATAATTCTTCCGCTCTTTCTTCGTCCACATCGACAAATTCTTTTGACGGAACCACAACAGCTACTTTTCCTCCTTTTCCGTTATCAATAGACCGCTGTTCTGCAGGCACAGATTCCTTTGTTTTGTTGCCGAACATTCCTTCAAAAAACTCTGAATGAAAAGCCGCATATACACTGGTTGACGCCAGAAACACAAGGATAACTGCCGCCGCCACAGTCGGAATTTTTTTCTTTTTCTCTTTTGCAGCAGGCTGTCTTTCCCGAATAAGTTCATAGGTATCTTTTAATTTTTCTTCTACCGGACCGGAAATCTGAATCTTTTGTTCCAAAATTTCTTTTCATTCTTTTCTCTCTGTTTTCCATCTTCATACGCTCCTTTCTTTCAGACAAAGCACTTGTTCCAATTTCTTTCTGCCTCTTCTCAATTTGCTTTTTACTGTATTTTCATTCATCTCCAATAGTTCCGCAATCTCTCTGACGCAAAAACCCTCCCCATAATAGAGCAGAAAAATAATACGATAGTCCTCTGATAATTCTTCCAGCAATTCATAAAAAGCTCTGTCCTTATCCTGTACTTCTGCACTCTCCCGCTCCGTCCATTCTACCGGGACACAACGTTTTTCCTGTTTCAGCATATCCAGGCAATGATTAATCAGTATTCTGGTAATCCAGGTTTTAAAATAACCGGTATGCTTTAATTCCCTGATATGCTCAAACGCAGAAAGTACGGTGTCCTGCATAACATCTGCAACATCTTCTTCATTTTTCAAATAACTTTTCGCTGCTTTATACATGGAAATTTTGTGTTTTTCTATAAGCCGGATAAAGGCTTCTGCATCTCCCTTCTGCGCTCTCTTCACCAATAAGTCCATGGCTGTTCCTCCTCTCTTATTTTTTCTTTACACCTATTAGACGAAGAAACGACTCCTTTCGGTGCATGGCTCTTCTTTATTTTTTTTATCAAACATTTTCCTGTAAAGTAAAAATCCATTAAACCGACAGCTTGCTCTGCCAGCCTAATGGATTTCCTGTCATAACCTTTTCTCTCTTCAAAGGAACACACCGTTTCTCCTCTACACCCTCACTCTGCAAATTCCAAGCCCTGCCTTACAATCCCCTGTATTTTCCAGCACAACTTCTTCCCTCCAGTCCCTGCAAAGCAAAAGTTCCCCTGCCAAAGCAACAGCTCCTTCTGTCTTCACACCTCCGCATTTCACATACACCGCCAGAATCTGCTCTCCGTTTTCCGGCTTTAGGCTTATCTTCTCTCCTTTTTTTAAACACGCGGTTTCCATTTTCCCCTCTGCTCCGTTTTTCAGCATCAGGTTGAAATCCGTCACCTGTCCAAAGCTTACCGTAGAAGTACCGCCGTCAAAACAATCCACTTCATAGGGTTTCAAACGTACCTTCTCTGTTTCCCCGTGAATCATTTCCAGATTTCCTTCAAAAATACTCAAATATCTTTTAACTCCCGGCAGACTGGTAAATTCGGACTGTTCCACCTCCACCACCGCACTGCTGATACGGCACTGAAAATTCCCTTCTTTATAGCTGCCATCCTCCGGATACAGATACAACTCTGTAGTGCTGCCTCCTGACCACCGTGAAGTCTGAAAATGCGCTTTGTTTCTTACAATAAAATGATTTCCCATAAATACGCTCTCCTTTTCCCAATACTTTTGCTCTGATTTTACCACACCCTCCCCTTTTCCTCAACTTACACTTCCCCTCATTGCCACGCCTCCTTTTCTATGTTACACTGATTTTATCACAATCTGAAGGAGAGAGAATACCATGGATTCCCAACAGTTTTATTTAGAAGAAGGCTTTCCTTTTCAGGGAAGAAGACTGGAAAAGCTAAAAGCCTTTTTAACCCAAACAGATTTATCCTATGACAGCCAGATTGAATACACTGCACTTTTTAAAACTCAGGACGGACAGATCGCAGGCTGTGGCTCACGTCACAAAAACACCTTAAAATGCATTGCCATTAATCCTGCCTTTCAGGGAAAAGGCTGCCTTTCTCTGATTATGACCCAGCTTTTAAAAAACGCTGCCTCAGAGGGAATCTCCCATCTGTTTTTGTTTACAAAACCCCTGTACCTGCAAATGTTTTCAGACATGGGATTCTACTCCATTATGCAGACTGAGGACATGCTGCTCATGGAGAACCGAAAAGACGGAATCCGGGAATACCTTCGGCAGGAAGCTGCTCTTACTCCCGCTTACAAAGGCAAAAAAATCGGCGCTATTGTCATGAATGCTAACCCCTTTACCAATGGACATCGGTATCTTGTGGAAACCGCAGCCTCCTTCTGCGACCTGCTTCATGTTTTCGTTTTATCTGCGGATTCCTCTGAATTTCCGTCGGACCTCCGCCTGGAACTGGTAAAAAAAGGCTGTGCAGATTTTGCAAACGTTCAAATACATGGCAGCTCTGATTACCTGATTTCGGCTGCTACCTTTCCTGACTATTTTCTAAAGGATAAAGCAACCGTTTCTGACAAAACTGCACTTTTAGACCTGATGATTTTCGGAGTTTATTTCAAAGAAACTTTTGGTATTACCCAGCGTTTTGTAGGAGAAGAACCCTTTTCTCAAATTACAAATGCCTATAATCAGCAGATGAAAAAAGTGCTTCCTTCCTTTGGAATAAAAGTGACGGAAATTCCCAGATGCAAATATCAGGATACTGTAATCAGCGCCACACTTGTACGAAAAAAATTTCTTACAGGAGATGAAAATGACCTGAAAGAGCTACAGAATTTTGTTCCTGAAACCACCTATGCGTTTTTGATTTCTCCTCAGGGAACTGCACTAAAAAAACAATTATCTGCTCAAAGAGGAGGTATATTATGAATCATTCTGTCTGGACAAAGGGAGAACCTGCTTCCCTGCCCGAAATACTGGACGCAAGAGAAAAACGGGCGCAGCTTCAGAGAGAATTGCTGCAAAAAAATCCCGCCTCTTTAGTAAGCTTTACACTGAATATCGCAGGTTCTGTGAAGGTATTTCCCTATACGAAATGGCTGTATTTCCTGGGATATCACCTGATTCGTAAAAACATTGAATTGCTTTGTGGAAGAATTATAGAAGTAAAAGAGGTGAAAGAAAATACCGGATATGAGTGTATCTTTTCCCTTGATTTAAAGCCAAAAGTCATAAAAAAGCATTTGCTTTTACAGGAAGAAAAGCACCCTCTGGGACGTTTATTTGATTTTGATGTGTTGCGCCCCGACGGTTCAAAGGTATCCCGTCAGGAACTTGGATTCCCAGAGCGCACCTGTCTGATTTGCCAAAATCCTGCTTTTCTCTGCAGCCGTTCCAGAACCCATAGTGCAGAGGAACTGCAGTTACAT
This region includes:
- a CDS encoding RNA polymerase sigma factor; this translates as MDLLVKRAQKGDAEAFIRLIEKHKISMYKAAKSYLKNEEDVADVMQDTVLSAFEHIRELKHTGYFKTWITRILINHCLDMLKQEKRCVPVEWTERESAEVQDKDRAFYELLEELSEDYRIIFLLYYGEGFCVREIAELLEMNENTVKSKLRRGRKKLEQVLCLKERSV
- a CDS encoding HutD family protein produces the protein MGNHFIVRNKAHFQTSRWSGGSTTELYLYPEDGSYKEGNFQCRISSAVVEVEQSEFTSLPGVKRYLSIFEGNLEMIHGETEKVRLKPYEVDCFDGGTSTVSFGQVTDFNLMLKNGAEGKMETACLKKGEKISLKPENGEQILAVYVKCGGVKTEGAVALAGELLLCRDWREEVVLENTGDCKAGLGICRVRV
- the citC gene encoding [citrate (pro-3S)-lyase] ligase, whose product is MDSQQFYLEEGFPFQGRRLEKLKAFLTQTDLSYDSQIEYTALFKTQDGQIAGCGSRHKNTLKCIAINPAFQGKGCLSLIMTQLLKNAASEGISHLFLFTKPLYLQMFSDMGFYSIMQTEDMLLMENRKDGIREYLRQEAALTPAYKGKKIGAIVMNANPFTNGHRYLVETAASFCDLLHVFVLSADSSEFPSDLRLELVKKGCADFANVQIHGSSDYLISAATFPDYFLKDKATVSDKTALLDLMIFGVYFKETFGITQRFVGEEPFSQITNAYNQQMKKVLPSFGIKVTEIPRCKYQDTVISATLVRKKFLTGDENDLKELQNFVPETTYAFLISPQGTALKKQLSAQRGGIL